One Nocardia iowensis DNA window includes the following coding sequences:
- a CDS encoding acyl-CoA carboxylase subunit epsilon produces the protein MAEEDVLTAAELDLIANEVEQAGDAGTAADSAAPAAAEPLFRVVKGNPSDEELAALVCVLSAAANSGASGPTGPADMWGRPTFMHRGTSPFSPYAFPQLSHLRG, from the coding sequence GTGGCAGAAGAAGATGTATTGACCGCCGCTGAACTGGACCTCATCGCCAACGAGGTCGAGCAGGCGGGCGACGCCGGTACGGCCGCGGACTCGGCCGCACCCGCAGCCGCCGAGCCGCTGTTTCGCGTCGTGAAGGGCAACCCGAGCGACGAGGAGCTGGCGGCGCTGGTCTGCGTGCTGTCCGCGGCCGCGAACAGCGGTGCGTCCGGCCCAACCGGCCCGGCGGACATGTGGGGCCGCCCCACGTTCATGCACCGGGGCACCTCCCCCTTCTCCCCCTACGCCTTCCCGCAGCTGTCGCACCTGCGCGGGTGA
- a CDS encoding Maf family protein, with the protein MTKLVLASASPARREVLRSAGIDPIVRVSDVDEDAVAAALPDGTPPEVVVVELAKAKAAAVAATIPDFGADCVVVGCDSMLLVDGELQGKPHTAEVARARWGEMAGRSADLVTGHCVLRLQDGRITAEAVDCSSTTVHFAKPEPDELDAYIATGEPLQVAGAFTLDGLGGWFVDRIDGDPSSVIGIGLPLLRRLLGDVGVAVTQLWGHTPG; encoded by the coding sequence GTGACCAAGCTCGTTCTCGCCTCCGCGTCCCCCGCTCGCCGGGAAGTTCTCCGGTCGGCGGGCATCGATCCGATCGTCCGGGTCTCCGACGTCGACGAGGACGCGGTCGCGGCCGCGCTGCCCGACGGCACCCCACCCGAGGTTGTCGTCGTCGAGCTGGCCAAGGCCAAAGCCGCGGCGGTCGCCGCGACCATTCCCGACTTCGGCGCCGATTGTGTTGTCGTCGGCTGTGATTCGATGCTGCTGGTGGACGGCGAGTTGCAGGGCAAGCCGCACACCGCCGAGGTCGCCAGGGCCCGCTGGGGCGAAATGGCCGGGCGCAGCGCCGATCTGGTGACCGGGCACTGCGTCCTCCGGCTACAGGACGGCCGGATCACCGCCGAAGCCGTCGACTGCAGTTCCACCACAGTGCATTTCGCCAAGCCCGAACCGGATGAGTTGGACGCCTACATCGCCACCGGCGAGCCGCTGCAGGTGGCGGGCGCGTTCACCCTCGACGGTCTCGGCGGCTGGTTCGTCGACCGCATCGACGGCGATCCGTCGAGCGTGATCGGGATCGGGCTACCACTGCTGCGCCGACTGCTTGGCGACGTTGGGGTCGCCGTTACGCAGTTGTGGGGCCACACGCCCGGCTGA
- a CDS encoding acyl-CoA carboxylase subunit beta — MTSVQQQSAQDPAGAPDIHTTAGKLADLRNRLEEARHPMGEAAVDKVHAKGKMTARERILALLDEGSFVELDALARHRSVNFGLDKNRPLGDGVVTGYGTIDGRDICIFSQDVTVFGGSLGEVYGEKIVKVMDLALKTGRPLVGINEGAGARIQEGVVSLGLYGEIFHRNIQASGVIPQISLIMGPAAGGHVYSPALTDFVVMVDGTSQMFVTGPDVIKTVTGEDVTMEDLGGAHTHMVKSGVAHYVASGEQDALDYVKDLLSYLPSNNRAEAPRFPASDPIDGAIEDSLTEEDLELDSIIPDSPNQPYDMHEVIRRLLDDDEFLEVQAERAMNIIIGFGRIDGRSVGIVANQPTQFAGCLDIDASEKAARFVRTCDAFNIPIITLVDVPGFLPGTGQEYNGIIRRGAKLLYAYGEATVGKITIITRKAYGGAYDVMGSKHMGADVNLAWPTAQIAVMGASGAVGFVYRKQLQEAAQSGADVDALRLELQNEYEDTLVNPYIAAERGYVDAVIPPSHTRGQIVSALRLLERKMVTLPPKKHGNIPL; from the coding sequence ATGACGAGTGTCCAGCAGCAGTCCGCGCAAGATCCGGCGGGCGCCCCCGACATCCACACCACCGCCGGGAAGCTGGCTGACCTGCGGAATCGGCTGGAAGAGGCCAGGCACCCGATGGGTGAGGCCGCGGTCGACAAGGTGCACGCCAAGGGCAAGATGACGGCCCGCGAGCGCATCCTGGCCCTGCTGGACGAGGGCTCCTTCGTCGAACTCGACGCACTGGCGCGGCATCGCAGCGTGAATTTCGGTCTGGACAAGAATCGGCCGCTCGGCGACGGCGTGGTGACCGGGTACGGCACCATCGACGGCCGCGACATCTGCATCTTCAGCCAGGACGTCACCGTGTTCGGCGGCAGCCTCGGTGAGGTCTACGGCGAGAAGATCGTCAAGGTGATGGATCTGGCGCTGAAGACCGGCCGTCCGCTGGTCGGCATCAATGAGGGCGCCGGCGCGCGCATCCAGGAGGGTGTCGTCTCGCTCGGGCTCTACGGCGAGATCTTCCACCGCAACATCCAAGCCTCCGGCGTGATCCCGCAGATCTCGCTGATCATGGGTCCGGCCGCGGGCGGGCACGTGTACTCCCCCGCGCTCACCGACTTCGTGGTGATGGTCGACGGGACCAGCCAGATGTTCGTCACCGGACCCGACGTCATCAAGACGGTCACCGGCGAGGACGTCACCATGGAGGACCTCGGCGGCGCGCACACGCACATGGTGAAATCCGGTGTCGCGCACTACGTCGCCTCCGGTGAACAGGACGCGCTCGACTACGTCAAGGACCTGCTGTCCTACCTGCCCAGCAACAACCGCGCCGAGGCGCCGCGCTTCCCCGCTTCCGACCCGATCGATGGCGCCATCGAGGACTCGCTCACCGAGGAAGATCTCGAGCTGGACTCGATCATCCCGGACTCGCCGAACCAGCCGTACGACATGCACGAGGTGATCCGTCGCCTGCTCGACGACGACGAATTCCTCGAGGTGCAGGCCGAGCGCGCGATGAACATCATCATCGGCTTCGGCCGGATCGACGGCCGCAGCGTCGGCATCGTGGCCAACCAGCCGACCCAGTTCGCGGGTTGCCTCGACATCGACGCCTCGGAGAAGGCGGCCCGGTTCGTGCGTACCTGCGATGCGTTCAACATTCCGATCATCACCCTGGTCGACGTGCCCGGCTTCCTGCCCGGCACCGGCCAGGAATACAACGGCATCATCCGGCGTGGCGCGAAGCTGCTGTACGCCTACGGTGAGGCCACTGTGGGAAAAATCACGATCATCACCCGCAAGGCCTACGGCGGCGCTTACGACGTCATGGGTTCCAAGCACATGGGCGCCGATGTGAACCTGGCCTGGCCGACCGCGCAGATCGCGGTGATGGGTGCTTCCGGCGCCGTCGGGTTCGTTTACCGCAAGCAGTTGCAAGAGGCCGCGCAGAGCGGCGCCGACGTCGATGCGCTGCGTCTCGAGCTGCAGAACGAGTACGAGGACACCTTGGTCAACCCCTACATCGCCGCCGAGCGCGGCTATGTGGACGCGGTCATTCCGCCCTCGCACACCCGCGGCCAGATCGTCTCGGCGCTGCGCCTACTCGAGCGCAAGATGGTAACCCTGCCGCCGAAGAAGCACGGCAATATCCCGCTGTGA